The following coding sequences are from one Phycisphaeraceae bacterium window:
- a CDS encoding alkaline phosphatase has translation MNTLLSGGGSRREFLKGAAAAAAGLGLGGQGSIALGQVGGGSTRWGGKAKNVVFMVSDGMSQGTWTMADMAHRLRSGRRSFWASLMMEGMPSAQVMTHSKDSLVTDSAAGGSAWGSGVHLNNGEINRHGGKDYEPILVTARKAGMGTGLVTTTRVTHATPASFVANVDHRDMEDEIAGQMMERGVDVVLGGGARYFPDELLTEYEDVTVVRTATDLAIKRGVEGRLLGLFNDSHLAYELDRPAEEPSLRAMSMVALEKLAARETGFVLQIEGGRVDHGGHGTDAPANLFDQLAFDEAVEAVVGWARRRGDTLVIVTTDHGCGGPELTLYQEEGNEGFAKLLTAKSTVTAVQMKAGREADRVDRLIAGFRDALDIELSAAEQDYLRGSLGRDREGEGFKGLQGDSRVISTVLANHWGVSFVSGNHTAEMVHASAVGPGSELLRPMMDNVEFYGLMTGAMGLSV, from the coding sequence ATGAATACTCTGTTGTCCGGTGGGGGCTCTCGGCGTGAGTTTCTCAAGGGCGCGGCTGCCGCGGCGGCGGGGCTGGGTCTTGGAGGGCAGGGGTCGATAGCTCTGGGTCAGGTCGGGGGTGGATCGACTCGTTGGGGCGGGAAAGCAAAGAACGTGGTGTTCATGGTGTCGGACGGGATGAGTCAGGGGACGTGGACGATGGCGGATATGGCGCACCGGCTGCGCTCGGGTCGGCGGTCGTTCTGGGCTTCGCTGATGATGGAGGGGATGCCGTCGGCGCAGGTGATGACGCACTCGAAGGACTCGCTGGTGACCGACTCGGCGGCGGGTGGCTCGGCGTGGGGCAGCGGGGTGCACCTCAACAACGGCGAGATCAATCGACACGGTGGGAAGGATTACGAGCCTATTCTGGTCACGGCCAGGAAGGCGGGGATGGGTACGGGCCTGGTGACGACAACCCGGGTGACGCACGCGACCCCCGCGAGTTTCGTCGCGAATGTTGACCACCGCGACATGGAAGATGAGATCGCGGGGCAGATGATGGAGAGAGGGGTGGATGTCGTGCTGGGCGGGGGCGCGCGGTATTTTCCTGATGAGCTACTGACAGAGTATGAAGATGTGACCGTGGTACGCACCGCTACGGACCTGGCCATCAAGCGAGGCGTCGAGGGTCGATTGCTGGGGCTGTTTAACGACAGCCATCTGGCATATGAGTTGGATCGGCCGGCGGAGGAACCTTCGCTGCGTGCGATGTCGATGGTGGCGCTTGAGAAGCTCGCTGCACGCGAGACTGGGTTTGTGTTGCAGATCGAGGGCGGTCGTGTGGATCATGGCGGGCACGGGACGGACGCGCCGGCAAATCTCTTTGATCAACTGGCGTTTGATGAGGCGGTCGAGGCGGTGGTGGGTTGGGCCAGACGGCGCGGGGACACGCTGGTGATCGTGACGACCGATCACGGGTGCGGCGGGCCGGAGTTGACCCTCTATCAGGAGGAGGGCAACGAGGGGTTTGCGAAGTTGCTGACAGCCAAGAGCACGGTGACGGCGGTGCAGATGAAGGCGGGGCGTGAGGCGGATCGCGTGGACCGGTTGATCGCTGGCTTCCGAGACGCTTTGGACATCGAGCTGAGTGCTGCGGAGCAGGACTATCTGCGTGGATCGCTCGGTCGTGATCGTGAGGGCGAGGGGTTCAAGGGTTTGCAGGGTGACAGCAGGGTCATCTCGACGGTGCTAGCCAATCACTGGGGGGTGAGTTTTGTGAGCGGGAACCACACGGCGGAGATGGTGCACGCCTCGGCAGTCGGCCCGGGGAGCGAGCTGCTGCGGCCGATGATGGATAATGTGGAGTTTTATGGGTTAATGACGGGGGCGATGGGATTGAGCGTGTGA